One genomic window of Streptomyces sp. NBC_00237 includes the following:
- a CDS encoding TetR family transcriptional regulator: METTQQAGTQRSSAETRRRELLEAADRVVLRDGPQASMNAIAAEAGITKPILYRHFGDKGGLYRALAKRHTDALLAALRAALDAPAERRERVERTLDTYLAAIEARPQVYRFLMHPAEDAAAPTPEQGFDVGRHSAPLLRRMGEELAEVIAERVDLGPNSEQLARVWGHGIVGMMHAAGDWWLGERPCSRAELVGSLADLLWGRLAAAGDRPGGPGF, translated from the coding sequence ATGGAGACCACACAGCAGGCCGGAACGCAGCGGTCGAGTGCCGAGACCCGGCGGCGCGAGCTGCTCGAAGCCGCGGACCGGGTGGTCCTGCGGGACGGTCCGCAAGCCTCCATGAACGCCATAGCGGCCGAGGCCGGGATCACCAAGCCGATCCTCTACCGGCACTTCGGTGACAAGGGCGGTCTCTACCGCGCCCTCGCCAAGCGGCACACCGACGCGTTGCTGGCCGCCCTGCGTGCCGCGCTGGACGCTCCGGCGGAGCGGCGTGAGCGGGTGGAGCGGACCCTCGACACGTATCTCGCGGCGATCGAGGCGCGTCCGCAGGTCTACCGGTTCCTGATGCACCCTGCGGAGGACGCCGCCGCTCCGACGCCCGAGCAGGGGTTCGACGTCGGGCGGCACTCGGCGCCGCTGCTGCGGCGGATGGGCGAGGAGCTGGCCGAGGTGATCGCCGAGCGGGTGGACCTCGGGCCGAACAGTGAGCAGCTGGCGCGGGTGTGGGGGCACGGCATCGTCGGCATGATGCATGCGGCGGGAGACTGGTGGCTCGGTGAGCGGCCTTGTTCGCGGGCGGAGTTGGTGGGCAGTCTGGCGGATCTGCTGTGGGGCCGGCTGGCCGCTGCGGGGGATCGGCCGGGCGGGCCGGGATTCTAG
- a CDS encoding acyl-CoA dehydrogenase family protein, with protein MAEFTLDLNDDQKQVRDWIHGFAAEVIRPAAAEWDEREETPWPVIQEAAKVGIYSLDFYAQQYFDPTGLGIPMAMEELFWGDAGIALSIVGTGLAAVGVLANGTEEQIGTWIPQMYGDANDVKVAAFCSSEPDAGSDVASMRTRAVYDEAKDEWVLNGTKTWATNGGIANVHVIVACVDPALGSKGHASFIVPPATPGLSQGQKFQKHGIRASHTAEVVLEDVRIPGSCLLGGKEKLDERLARARERAAKGGGERVKNAAMATFEASRPAVGAMAVGTARAAYEVALDYAKTREQFGRPIIDNQGIAFQLADMRTQIDAARLLVWRASWMAVSGKPFTAAEGSMSKLYASEVAKKVTAQAIQILGGNGYTREYPVERMHRDAAIYTIFEGTSEIQRLVIARTLSGMPIR; from the coding sequence ATGGCCGAGTTCACGCTCGATCTCAACGATGACCAGAAGCAGGTCCGCGACTGGATCCACGGCTTCGCAGCCGAGGTGATCCGCCCGGCCGCGGCGGAGTGGGACGAACGTGAGGAAACGCCCTGGCCCGTCATCCAGGAAGCCGCCAAGGTCGGAATCTACTCCCTCGACTTCTACGCCCAGCAGTACTTCGACCCTACGGGCCTGGGCATCCCCATGGCTATGGAAGAGCTCTTCTGGGGCGACGCGGGAATCGCCCTCTCGATCGTCGGCACGGGTCTCGCCGCGGTCGGCGTCCTCGCGAACGGCACCGAGGAGCAGATCGGCACCTGGATACCGCAGATGTACGGCGACGCGAACGACGTGAAGGTCGCCGCCTTCTGCTCCTCCGAGCCGGACGCGGGCTCCGACGTCGCCTCGATGCGCACCCGCGCCGTCTACGACGAGGCCAAGGACGAATGGGTCCTCAACGGCACGAAGACCTGGGCCACCAACGGCGGCATAGCCAACGTCCACGTGATCGTCGCCTGTGTCGACCCGGCCCTGGGCTCGAAGGGCCACGCCTCCTTCATCGTCCCGCCCGCCACCCCCGGTCTCTCCCAGGGCCAGAAGTTCCAGAAGCACGGCATCCGGGCCTCGCACACGGCGGAGGTCGTCCTCGAAGACGTACGCATCCCCGGCTCGTGCCTCCTGGGCGGCAAGGAGAAGCTCGACGAACGCCTCGCCCGGGCCCGCGAGCGGGCGGCCAAGGGCGGCGGCGAGCGCGTGAAGAACGCCGCCATGGCCACCTTCGAGGCATCCCGTCCCGCAGTCGGCGCGATGGCGGTCGGCACGGCCCGCGCGGCCTACGAGGTCGCCCTCGACTACGCGAAGACCCGCGAACAGTTCGGCCGCCCCATCATCGACAACCAGGGCATCGCCTTCCAGCTCGCCGACATGCGCACCCAGATCGACGCCGCCCGCCTCCTCGTCTGGCGGGCCTCCTGGATGGCCGTCTCGGGCAAGCCGTTCACGGCGGCGGAGGGCTCCATGTCCAAGCTCTACGCGAGCGAGGTCGCCAAGAAGGTCACGGCGCAGGCGATCCAGATCCTGGGCGGCAACGGCTACACACGGGAGTACCCGGTGGAGCGGATGCACCGCGACGCGGCGATCTACACCATCTTCGAGGGCACGAGCGAGATCCAGCGCCTGGTGATCGCGAGGACCCTGTCGGGAATGCCGATCCGCTAG
- a CDS encoding glutathione peroxidase, whose protein sequence is MSLYDIPLHTLDGTPTSLAAHKGKAVLIVNVASKCGLTPQYAGLEELQKTYADRGFTVLGVPCNQFAGQEPGSAEEIAAFCSAGYGVTFPLLEKIEVNGEHRHPLYTALTEVADAEGEAGDVQWNFEKFLLSPSGEVAGRFRPRTEPADAVLVAAIEAQLPQG, encoded by the coding sequence ATGAGCCTGTACGACATCCCGCTGCACACGCTGGACGGCACGCCGACGAGCCTGGCCGCGCACAAGGGCAAGGCCGTCCTGATCGTCAACGTCGCCTCCAAGTGCGGCCTCACTCCCCAGTACGCGGGCCTCGAAGAACTCCAGAAGACGTACGCCGACCGGGGCTTCACGGTGCTCGGTGTCCCCTGCAACCAGTTCGCGGGCCAGGAGCCGGGCAGCGCCGAGGAGATCGCCGCTTTCTGCTCCGCCGGCTACGGCGTCACTTTCCCCCTCCTCGAGAAGATCGAGGTCAACGGCGAGCACCGCCACCCCCTCTACACCGCCCTGACCGAGGTCGCGGACGCGGAGGGCGAGGCGGGCGACGTCCAGTGGAACTTCGAGAAGTTCCTGCTCTCCCCCTCGGGCGAGGTCGCGGGCCGCTTCCGCCCGCGCACGGAGCCGGCCGACGCGGTACTCGTAGCGGCGATCGAGGCGCAGCTGCCGCAGGGCTGA
- a CDS encoding SIS domain-containing protein has protein sequence MTAAAHVTAEIASQPACWARAAQLAATVGHGLPQPGERVAVVGCGTSFFMARAYAVLRERAGQGETDAHAASEAALARPYDRIVAITRSGTTTEVLSLLDEVHGRIPTVALTGVPDGPVADCADALVDLSFADERSVVQTRFANTSLQLLRSALGFDLSASIADGELAVEEPLPRPWSHRTQFTFLGRGWTVGLADEAALKLREAARAWTESYAAMEYRHGPISISDENSLVWSFGEPPAGLEDEVSVTGALFSADALDPVASLVRAQRLAVELAARRNMNPDRPRNLSRSVILAGLTGPSRAVA, from the coding sequence ATGACCGCCGCAGCCCACGTCACCGCCGAGATCGCCTCACAGCCCGCCTGCTGGGCGCGGGCCGCCCAACTGGCCGCCACCGTCGGACACGGGCTGCCGCAGCCCGGCGAGCGGGTCGCCGTCGTCGGCTGCGGCACGTCGTTCTTCATGGCACGCGCCTACGCCGTCCTCCGCGAGCGCGCGGGTCAGGGCGAGACCGACGCCCACGCCGCCTCCGAGGCCGCGCTCGCCCGCCCGTACGACCGGATCGTCGCCATCACCCGCTCGGGCACGACGACCGAAGTCCTCTCCCTCCTCGACGAGGTGCACGGCCGCATCCCCACCGTCGCCCTGACCGGCGTACCCGACGGCCCGGTCGCCGACTGCGCCGACGCCCTCGTGGACCTGTCCTTCGCCGACGAGAGGTCCGTCGTCCAGACCCGCTTCGCCAACACGTCCCTCCAGCTCCTGCGCTCCGCCCTCGGCTTCGATCTCTCCGCCTCCATCGCCGACGGCGAACTGGCCGTGGAGGAACCCCTCCCCCGCCCCTGGTCCCACCGCACCCAGTTCACCTTCCTGGGCCGAGGCTGGACGGTCGGCCTCGCCGACGAGGCGGCCCTGAAGCTGCGCGAGGCGGCCCGTGCGTGGACCGAGTCGTACGCGGCGATGGAGTACCGTCACGGCCCCATCAGCATCAGCGACGAGAACAGCCTGGTCTGGTCCTTCGGCGAGCCCCCGGCCGGACTGGAGGACGAAGTGAGCGTCACCGGAGCCCTGTTCAGCGCCGACGCACTCGACCCGGTCGCCTCCCTGGTCCGCGCCCAGCGCCTCGCGGTGGAACTCGCCGCCCGCCGCAACATGAACCCCGACCGGCCCCGCAACCTCTCCCGCTCCGTCATCCTCGCGGGGCTCACGGGGCCCTCAAGGGCGGTTGCCTGA